One Lepisosteus oculatus isolate fLepOcu1 chromosome 12, fLepOcu1.hap2, whole genome shotgun sequence genomic window, GAGAaaattattatttcatatgGACTACAATAATATATGTGTTTTAATGTATTGTAGCGACTCGGGGGTTCATTTGGGACTTCGCCAGTATCGCCGTGTCGCTGCGCCGCCTCACTGAAAAAGGCTGGCGTTTCCACTGGGACTCGGACTGTGATGTGGCCTTTCGCTCCGGTGGGGGCCTTCCCCGACCCAAAGTTACCGTTTGTGTTGGACATCGATGCtagtgactcgggggtgggcgCAGTACTCGCACAGGAGGGGCCGGACATGGAACGGGTTGTCACATTCTTCAGCCCGCCGCTAAGTAAGGCCTGGAGAAATTACTCTGTGACCCAACGAGAGCTGGTGATGGCTGTCCGCCACTTCAGGCCATATTTGTTCAGGACCCGATTCCAGCTGCGGACGGGCCATGCGTCCCTAACCTGGCTGCTTAACTTCAAAGAGCCGGAGGGCCAGATGGCACAGTTGAttgagatcctgcaggagtacgattTCACTGTCATGCACCGCACGGGTTCTCGTCACCTCAATGTAGACGTTCTCTTGCAGTGACCCTGCGAGGCAGCGGACTGCCGCTACTGCGCCCAGCGGGAACAGCATAAAGGGGCCTTCCGTGTTGAGGGTGAAGGCGAGTATTGCAGCCACAGCCCTGGAGGGGCTGCTGGGGGTGGATTTCGCTGACCTGGCACAGCAGCAAGAAGTGGACCCCGACATtgggccggtgctccgctggaagaCAGCTCGCTCCTCACCCCAAGTCCGTTCAGGCTCTCTGCTCATTGTGAGAGACTTTgaaggtaaaggacggggtgttGCGCCGGGGATGGTGGGTGACCTCCAGCAGCAAGATAcagtggcagctggtggtgctgtgggcgCTCTGCGAGCAACATGGTCAGCGGGGCGTGGGGCAATTTGGTTCTGGGACCACCATGCAGGACTCGCGTGGAGGTGGCCGGTACGGAGACCCAGGAAGAGCCCAGGGGAGCCAGGGCCAGGGCCTCCCAGTGGCAGTGGGGCAGAGGATTGCCAGCCATCACCTCGCCAAGGGTGGCGGATGCATAGGGTCCCTCGCCAGCTGGAAGATTATGAGTGCAACCTGCACGGTCTGTTTGACGTTGGCGGGATGCCGGATGcctcaggtgggggcagtgtggcACCCTCGCGGGACGTCTTGGCAGCTGCACACCTAGGTAAAGAATGCGCCGCAGTGCAGGTTGGGAATCACCGCTGGGGGACGGACTGAGGGTCAGCCGACTGTCCGCCAGCTGACCCTGGTCATGTAAATAGTTGTGTAGAGAGATAGTAAGCACAAATGTAAATAGTTGTGTTGTTTCTCCCAAGACCTGTGTCCACCCTAACCTAACCTAGCCTGTTCCCATTGCTGCCCTTGTGTATTCAACCCTTTGTTCAAGACTTTCTATGGTCTCTGTTGCTCTTGCTGGTGGACGGAGGTCCAAAATAAAGTGATGCCTGTGCATCCAAATATAAATGTAGTCCTGTTTATTTCCCACACTAACCCCCTAATTGCTACAGTATTATAAAGTTATACTGTTTAAacaatgtagttcaggtgggtagctgcgtcagcatgcgtaggctgcaaaggaacaagtaataggtttattccatgctgaaaaaagaagaaagagaacacaacgtttcggccgtggagccttcttcaggtgttctccacac contains:
- the LOC138241966 gene encoding uncharacterized protein, encoding MSDPARQRTAATAPSGNSIKGPSVLRVKASIAATALEGLLGVDFADLAQQQEVDPDIGPVLRWKTARSSPQVRSGSLLIVRDFEGKGRGVAPGMVGDLQQQDTVAAGGAVGALRATWSAGRGAIWFWDHHAGLAWRWPVRRPRKSPGEPGPGPPSGSGAEDCQPSPRQGWRMHRVPRQLEDYECNLHGLFDVGGMPDASGGGSVAPSRDVLAAAHLGKECAAVQVGNHRWGTD